One Halichoerus grypus chromosome 1, mHalGry1.hap1.1, whole genome shotgun sequence genomic region harbors:
- the SST gene encoding somatostatin gives MLSCRLQCALAALSIVLALGGVTGAPSDPRLRQFLQKSLAAAAGKQELAKYFLAELLSEPNQTENDALEPEDLSQAAEQDEMRLELQRSANSNPAMAPRERKAGCKNFFWKTFTSC, from the exons ATGCTGTCTTGCCGCCTCCAGTGCGCGCTGGCCGCGCTGTCCATCGTCCTGGCTCTGGGCGGTGTCACCGGCGCGCCCTCGGATCCCCGACTCCGTCAGTTTCTGCAGAAGTCCCTGGCTGCTGCCGCGGGGAAGCAG GAACTGGCCAAGTACTTCTTGGCGGAGCTGCTGTCTGAACCCAACCAGACAGAGAATGATGCCCTGGAACCTGAAGATTTGTCCCAGGCTGCTGAGCAGGATGAAATGAGGCTGGAACTGCAGAGATCTGCTAACTCAAACCCTGCCATGGCACCCCGAGAACGCAAAGCTGGCTGCAAGAATTTCTTCTGGAAGACTTTCACATCCTGTTAG